From Brassica napus cultivar Da-Ae unplaced genomic scaffold, Da-Ae ScsIHWf_1157;HRSCAF=1645, whole genome shotgun sequence, the proteins below share one genomic window:
- the LOC125596230 gene encoding uncharacterized protein LOC125596230, which yields MSLAMDRALMALSLDEEDTPFEMPDLPDFTSAEENKLSLMGRLLNPERQRMSNLIIQMPRKWQKEGKVRGIALSQEKFQFIFNSEHDLQDVLDKGVQTHYEWVIVLERWMENPPEDYLQYIPLWVRISNIPETFYTVEAIGKLGDFVGKVELVAFDPSKPVTQNYIRVMVKFNVANPLRMSKALTYKGKSFVIHYNYENVQKRCFECFRLNHEKDYCPLVVRKRQEEAAERRSKVSPQSTPLQPFFKEGDPLKGVLADYQVGINPMNGRPKISKEVLEELRRYLLADTGENREIKEYKIKQSVSLAEKDPVAQKLCLQLEAPPQVTKELNKGKGLVFDYSKKSETEQSGARREPAEKLMAASIKAHSSLILKRDNEVLLLRDKEESDGGYFSSRSDEPTGFSAGFYESGSAGFVKKRSYQRKRPPKARRMQRKFTEKERGEILEGHRREGKQEVGCKKRSGKVKGRGVGQSARHLALR from the coding sequence ATGTCGTTAGCCATGGACAGAGCCTTAATGGCTTTGTCGTTAGATGAAGAAGATACCCCGTTTGAGATGCCAGATCTACCAGATTTCACCTCTGCTGAAGAAAATAAACTCAGCCTGATGGGAAGGCTCTTAAACCCAGAGCGAcaaaggatgtctaatctcattATCCAAATGCCCAGAAAATGGCAAAAAGAAGGTAAAGTCAGAGGTATAGCCCTGTCTCAAGAGAAGTTCCAGTTCATCTTCAACTCCGAACACGACCTTCAAGATGTTCTGGACAAGGGAGTTCAGACACATTACGAGTGGGTCATAGTCTTAGAGCGATGGATGGAAAACCCACCGGAAGATTATCTGCAGTACATCCCGCTCTGGGTCAGAATAAGTAACATTCCGGAGACTTTTTACACGGTGGAGGCGATAGGAAAGCTAGGTGACTTTGTGGGAAAGGTTGAACTAGTAGCTTTCGACCCCTCCAAGCCGGTCACGCAGAACTACATCAGGGTGATGGTGAAATTCAACGTGGCTAACCCTCTAAGGATGTCTAAAGCTCTCACTTACAAAGGCAAATCTTTTGTTATCCACTACAACTATGAGAATGTGCAGAAAAGATGCTTTGAATGCTTCAGACTGAATCATGAGAAGGACTACTGTCCCTTAGTAGTCAGGAAAAGACAAGAAGAAGCGGCCGAAAGGAGAAGTAAAGTCTCCCCCCAGTCTACCCCGCTGCAACCCTTTTTCAAAGAAGGTGATCCACTCAAAGGTGTGCTTGCTGATTACCAAGTCGGTATCAACCCAATGAATGGCAGacctaaaatttcaaaagagGTTCTTGAAGAGTTGCGAAGATATCTGCTTGCTGACACTGGGGAAAACAGAGAGATAAAGGAGTATAAAATCAAACAATCTGTCAGTCTTGCTGAAAAAGATCCAGTGGCTCAAAAGCTGTGTCTACAGCTGGAGGCTCCACCTCAAGTGACCAAAGAACTCAACAAAGGAAAAGGGCTAGTCTTCGACTACTCCAAGAAATCAGAAACAGAGCAGTCCGGTGCAAGGAGAGAACCAGCTGAGAAACTGATGGCAGCCTCGATCAAAGCCCACTCTTCTCTGATCCTCAAAAGAGACAATGAAGTCTTGCTGTTGCGTGACAAAGAAGAGAGTGATGGTGGGTATTTCTCTTCGCGTTCTGATGAACCTACGGGCTTCAGTGCTGGATTCTATGAGTCTGGTTCTGCCGGGTTTGTCAAGAAGCGCTCTTACCAGAGGAAAAGACCCCCCAAAGCTAGAAGAATGCAAAGGAAGTTCACAGAGAAAGAAAGGGGAGAGATACTGGAAGGTCACAGGAGAGAAGGAAAACAAGAGGTGGGATGCAAGAAAAGAAGTGGGAAGGTGAAGGGGAGAGGAGTAGGTCAATCAGCAAGGCACCTTGCATTAAGGTGA